From the Solanum lycopersicum chromosome 10, SLM_r2.1 genome, one window contains:
- the LOC138338818 gene encoding uncharacterized protein: MDPLKYIFQKAMSIGKLAKWKIMLSEFDIVYMAQKAIKAQMLADHLAEYPVDEEYEPVKTYFHDEEVSFVGEDISEAYPGWRLFFDGALNHQGKGVGAVLVSESSQHYPMVAKLRFNYTNNMAEYEACILCLKMAIDMNVYELLVIGDSDILIHQVQGEWAAKNPKNVPYVQYVQNLCKRFGKIEFRHTPRIQNELADSLATISSMIKHPDTDYIDPLDIDLKEHPVHCSHVESEPDGLPWYFDIKRYLEFGTYQEDATSNQKKLIRRMALNFFLN, from the coding sequence ATGGATCCGTTGAAGTACATTTTCCAGAAAGCAATGTCGATCGGAAAGTTAGCTAAATGGAAAATaatgttgagtgagtttgatatCGTGTACATGGCTCAGAAGGCAATAAAGGCGCAAAtgttggctgatcatcttgcggaATATCCCGTTGACGAAGAATATGAACCTGTCAAGacatattttcacgatgaagaagtgtcatttgtgggtgaagatatttctgaagcatatccaggttggagattattctttgacGGAGCGTTGAACCACCAAGGTAAAGGTGTTGGAGCAGTCTTAGTATCGGAATCAAGTCAGCACTATCCTATGGTAGCTAAGCTACGATTCAATTacacaaacaacatggctgaatacgaagcttgtattctttgtttgaaaatggccattgacatgaatgtttacgagttactggttattggagattcagacattttgattcatcaggttcaaggagaatgggctgCGAAGAACCCGAAAAATGTACCTTATGTACAGTATGTGCAAAATCTGTGTAAAAGGTTTGGCAAGATCGAGTTTagacatactcccagaatacaaaatgaattgGCTGATTCTCTAGCCACTATCTCTTCAATGATCAAACATCCGGATACTGATTACATCGACCCGCTGGATATAGACTTGAAggaacatccagtccattgttcacatgtCGAATCGGAACCAGatggtttgccttggtattttgacATAAAGAGGTACTTGGAGTTTGGGACATATCAAGAAGACGCTACATCTAATCAGAAGAAATTGATACGtcgtatggctctcaatttcttcCTAAATTGA